Genomic segment of Gemmatimonadaceae bacterium:
ACACCACGCCCTGCACGCGGCCGAGCCCCTGCGCGCGCGCCAGCGACGCCGCGAGCAGCAGCCCACCCGCCACCAGCGCCCCTCGCGCCGCGAGGCTCATTTCTTTACCGCCGTGCGCGGCCCCGTCCACACCACGATGCTGCCACACCCGCTCAGATAGTCCATGTACTGCGGCGGGCCGAACGCGCCGGGATAGACCTCGATCGCCGCAACCTGCCCGCCCGGGATGTAGCTCTCGATCGTGCCGTCGTTGGGGGTCACCACATTGTCGACATAGATACGCGGCGAGCAGCGCGCCCCCATCCCGGTGGCGCGCATCGTGACCACGTACCCGTACTGCGCCCGCTCGAGACGGAGCGACGGGAAGCGCATCAGGATATCGGAGAACCAGAGCGGCTGCAGCTGCTCGAGCTGCTCCGGCCCCATGAACCGACCGAAACCGCCCTTCGCGCGTTCCGCAAACGCCGTCAGATTGATCGTCGTGTGCTTCGTCAACGTCGATCGGATTCGGACCGTATCGACCGCCACGAACCGTGACATCATGAACGACACCGTGCTGCTGTCATTCTGCAGCACGTCAACCGGGCGTGTCAGCGCGTCATAGCCCACCGCGCGCACGTCCAGGTTCCACGTGCCGTTGGGCAGCATCGCCATGGCGAAGCGTCCGGCGGCGTCGGTGCGCACCTCGAGGCCGGCATCGCGCACCGCCACGCGCGCGTTGGCCAGCGGGGCGCCGGTGGCACCCAGCAGTCGCCCGCGTAAGAGCCCATCGCCGCGCTTCACCGTCAGGGAATCGGTGCCGAAACCCGTGCTGTCGAGCACCGCGGCCGTCACCGGAATGCGGACGACTCGCGCGGGTCCGACATAGAGATCGCGCTGCTGAATGCCATCGAACGGCATCTGCAGGTCGATCACACCGGTGGAATCTTCCCCGCGCACCGCCGAGACGCGCACCAGCCCGCCCGCCGGAATCCCGCAGGCGAGGTAGCGGCCATCGGGTCCCGTCTCAGTCGTCCGGGTTTCGCGCGTGCGCACAAAGCCGGTGCCGGTGATGGTCAGCTCGAGCCACTCCACACGGACCGTGCCGACCACCGGCGCGCGATCGGTCGTGGCCGCACGCAGCGTCCCCACGAGATAGCCGGACGTGTCCTGCGCCAGCGCCGGGTCACCGCACAGCAGCCGTGCGAGACGTCGCGCCTCGGGCACCGCCACGGTCACCGGCGCGTCCGCGTCCGCACGCACCTCAACCGTCGAGCGAATCTGATCGAGCCCCAGCGAGTCGAGGCGCGGATGCAGCGCCGCCACCACCCAGCTCCCCAGCGGCAACCCGCTGAGCGTAAATCGGCCGAGCGAATCGGCGGTGGCGGTGCGCGAGATGGACGGATTGGCCGCGTTCACCGCCTGCACGACGGCACCACCCAGCGGATGCATGGCGACACTATCGAACACCAGCCCACTGACCCGGCCGGTGAATCCCCGGGCGGCGCCTTGCGCCTGCACGACTGCCGGCATCAGACACGCCAGCAGCGCCAGCGTGCTCGTCATTCGCCCCATTCCACCCTCTCCGGTAAACGAAACCACCCGCTGTCCACTATGGGTGGACAGCGGGTGGTCGTCAATCGTTGCCGGTCGATCTTAGTACTTGTAGTGCGACGCCTTGTACGGGCCGTCCACCGAGACGCCGATGTAGCTGGCCTGATCCGGCGTCAGCTGCGTGAGCTTCACACCCAGCTTGTCGAGGTGCAGGCGCGCCACCTTTTCATCCAGGTGCTTGGGCAGCGTGTACACCTTCTTCTCGTAGCTCTCCGCACGGGCGTGCAGCTCGAGCTGCGCCAGCACCTGATTCGAGAAGCTCGCGCTCATCACGAAGCTCGGGTGGCCGGTGGCGCAGCCGAGGTTCATGAGGCGGCCTTCCGCCAGGATGAGGATCGAACGGCCGTTCGGCAGCACGAACTCGTCATACTGCGGCTTGATGTTGATGCGCTTCATCCCTTCGACCTTCTTGAGACCGGCCATGTCGATCTCGTTGTCGAAGTGGCCGATGTTGCTCACGATCGCCTTGTCCTTCATGCGGCTCATGTGCTCGACCGTGATGACGTTCTTGTTGCCGGTCGCGCTCACGAAGATGTCGGCCTGCTCCACGATGTCTTCGAGCGTCGTGACCTGATAACCCTCGAGCGCCGCCTGCAGCGCGCAGATCGGATCGATCTCCGTCACCACGACGCGCGCGCCCTGGCCCTTGAGCGCCTGCGCGCACCCCTTGCCCACGTCGCCGTAGCCCAGCACCACGACAATCTTGCCGGCGAGCATCACGTCCGTCGCGCGGTTCAAGCCGTCGACGACCGAGTGACGGCAGCCGTACAGGTTGTCGAACTTCGACTTCGTGACGGCGTCGTTCACGTTGATCGCCGGGAAGGCGAGCGTGCCCGCCTTCTCCATCTCATACAGGCGATGGACGCCCGTCGTGGTCTCTTCCGACACGCCGCGGATCCCCGCGAGCACCTTCGTCCAGCGGCCCGGGTTCTTGGCCTGCTCGGCACGCAGGAGGTCGAGAATCACGCCCCACTCTTCCGGCTCGTTGTCACTGTCGAACGCCGGCACGGCGCCCGCCTTCTCGTACTCGGCGCCCTTGTGCACGAGCAGCGTCGCGTCGCCACCGTCATCCAGGAGCAGGTTCGGGCCCGTGCCATCGGGCCACATCAGCGCCTGCTCGGTGCACCACCAGTATTCCTCGAGCGTCTCCCCCTTCCACGCAAACACCGGCGTGCCCTGCGGATGCTCGGTGGTGCCATGCGGCCCCACGGCCACCGCGGCGGCAGCATGATCCTGCGTCGAGAAGATGTTGCACGACACCCAGCGCACATCGGCGCCCAGGTGCACGAGCGTTTCGATGAGCACGGCCGTCTGCACCGTCATGTGCAGCGAGCCCATGATCTTCGCGCCCTTGAGCGGCGCCTTGCCCGCATACTCCGCGCGCAGCGCCATAAGCCCCGGCATTTCCTGCTCGGCGAGGCGGATTTCCTTGCGCCCCCACTCCGCCAGCGCGAGATCGCGCACGGCAAAGGCAGGGCGGTCGAGCGACGTCAGGAGAGAGACGCCGTGTTCGGTCATGACGCTGGTGGACATGGAGTGTTCGTTGGGTTTGGAGTGTGCAACTGATCAGTCGTGCGTTTCGGGTTCTTGGTTGTGGGTTGTGAGTACCCACAACCCATGACCTAAAACCCGCCACCCAGAACTGATCGGTTGCTGTGCTACATCATCACGCAACTACCATCACCGGCCTCGGCATCGCCGTCGCCGTACACGAGAACAACGCCGGCCCCGTTGCGCCGGGTTCAACCGGCAGCGGTACGTAGCGGGTTCCGGTAAAGCCCGCATCGCGCAGCCAGCCGTCGAGCGAGCCGCCATCGAAGCCGAGCCACACGTGTCCCATCTGCTCGCGGTACCGCTCATGCGCATGGACGCGCATGTCGGTGATGAGCAGGCGGCCGGTGGGCTTGAGCACGCGATGCACTTCGGCGAGCGCGCGCACCGGATCGGCCACGTGATGCAGCACGAGCATGAGCACCGCCACGTCGAGCGTATCGTCGGCGAGCGGTAGATCTTCGAGCGTCCCTTCCGCGACCGTCACGTTGCGGCAGTCCGCGAGACGCGCGGTGGCCGTGGCGAGCATCGCCGGTGACGCATCGATTGCATGGACGTGCTGCACGTGCGGCGCGAGCGACGCGGCCAGCGCGCCGGTGCCGCAGCCCAGGTCACCGATCACGAGCGACGGATCGAGCAGCGAGAGCATCGCGCCGATATCCGCGCGCGCGCCGAACATGTCGGTGCGCAGCGCATCCCACTCGGCGCTCGCGGTGGCAAAGAACGCCTGGCTCTGCGTGCGGCGCGCGGCGATCACGGCATCGATCCGGGCCGCGTCCTGCAGTGCCGCCGGCGTCTGGGTCATGGCCTGCCGGACCAACTCCCAGAGCCCCAGCATGTCGGCGTCGAGGAGCGGGTTGCGGCGGTACCACCGGCTGGCCCCTTCGGCGCGCGACGAAACCCAGGACTGGTCGGCCAGGATCTTGAGGTGCCGGCTGACGGTGCTCTGCGGGAGCTGCAGCGCCGTAGCCAGTTCGCCCACGGTGAGCTCCTGGCGCTCGAGCGCCGCCAGCAGGCGGCAGCGCGTCGCGTCAGCGAGCTCAACCATTCGATCGTGGATAGCCAACCGGGGCGAAGTCATAATGCAGGAATAATATCCGGCCATCCGGATAAGTCAATATGCGCCGCCCGTCCCTGCCAGATTTTCCCGGGCGGCCGACTTCAGGGATCTTCCGCTGGCCCTGCCGCCGCCGGGTACCGATCATTCGATATGACCGCGCCGGCCCCTGCCTCCGTCTCCGTGCCGAGCCCCCCGGTGGGCGGCGTCGCGGGCGCCATCGAGGCGCTCGGGCGTACGGTCCGCCGGATGGTCGAGCCGGTTGGAACCGGGGCGCGCTTCACGGCCGCCGTCGTGCGCCATGTGCGCGAAGCGGCCGACTGGCTCCCCGAATTCTCCGGTCAGGCCCTCTCCCTCGGCGTCGAGTCGCTGCCGATCGGCATCTTCATCGCGCTCTTCACCGGCATCGTGCTCGCGCTGCTCGCGAGCTACAGCGTGGGCGATCTGGTGCCCCCGTACTTCGTGGGCACGCTGGTGCAGAAGACGGTGACCCTCGAGCTCGCGCCGGTGCTCACTGGGCTCGCGCTCGCCGGACGGGTGGGCGCGAACATCGCCGCCGAACTGGGCACGATGCGCGTCACCGAACAGGTCGATGCGCTCGAAACGCTCGGCTACGACCCGATGACGCATCTCGTGGTGCCGCGCGTGCTCGCCTCCACGCTGATGTTTCCGGTGGTGGTGGGCGTCGCGATGCTAGTCGGCCTCACGTCGGGATGGCTCGCCTCTCTGAGCTTGCTCGACATCTCCACGCCCCAGTTCCTCAAGGGCGTGCGCATCTTCTTCCAGTCCTTCGATATTCGCTACGGACTCGTGAAGAGCGCGAGCTTTGGCGCCGCCGTGTCGCTGATTGGCTGTCGCGCCGGGCTCTCCACGCAGGGCGGCGCGCAGGGCGTGGGACGCAGTGCCACGCGTGCGGTCGTGATCTCGGCGGTGATGATTCTCGTGCTCGATGCCTTCTGGGCGCTGGTGTGGCTCACCGGTCGCTCCATCCGTTGACGTCCATGTCTGACGCCTCCCCGAACGCCCTGCGTCGCACCAGCGACTTCATCGTTGGGCTCACGGTGCTGCTCGTGACCGCCGC
This window contains:
- a CDS encoding carboxypeptidase-like regulatory domain-containing protein, whose protein sequence is MTSTLALLACLMPAVVQAQGAARGFTGRVSGLVFDSVAMHPLGGAVVQAVNAANPSISRTATADSLGRFTLSGLPLGSWVVAALHPRLDSLGLDQIRSTVEVRADADAPVTVAVPEARRLARLLCGDPALAQDTSGYLVGTLRAATTDRAPVVGTVRVEWLELTITGTGFVRTRETRTTETGPDGRYLACGIPAGGLVRVSAVRGEDSTGVIDLQMPFDGIQQRDLYVGPARVVRIPVTAAVLDSTGFGTDSLTVKRGDGLLRGRLLGATGAPLANARVAVRDAGLEVRTDAAGRFAMAMLPNGTWNLDVRAVGYDALTRPVDVLQNDSSTVSFMMSRFVAVDTVRIRSTLTKHTTINLTAFAERAKGGFGRFMGPEQLEQLQPLWFSDILMRFPSLRLERAQYGYVVTMRATGMGARCSPRIYVDNVVTPNDGTIESYIPGGQVAAIEVYPGAFGPPQYMDYLSGCGSIVVWTGPRTAVKK
- the ahcY gene encoding adenosylhomocysteinase — its product is MSTSVMTEHGVSLLTSLDRPAFAVRDLALAEWGRKEIRLAEQEMPGLMALRAEYAGKAPLKGAKIMGSLHMTVQTAVLIETLVHLGADVRWVSCNIFSTQDHAAAAVAVGPHGTTEHPQGTPVFAWKGETLEEYWWCTEQALMWPDGTGPNLLLDDGGDATLLVHKGAEYEKAGAVPAFDSDNEPEEWGVILDLLRAEQAKNPGRWTKVLAGIRGVSEETTTGVHRLYEMEKAGTLAFPAINVNDAVTKSKFDNLYGCRHSVVDGLNRATDVMLAGKIVVVLGYGDVGKGCAQALKGQGARVVVTEIDPICALQAALEGYQVTTLEDIVEQADIFVSATGNKNVITVEHMSRMKDKAIVSNIGHFDNEIDMAGLKKVEGMKRINIKPQYDEFVLPNGRSILILAEGRLMNLGCATGHPSFVMSASFSNQVLAQLELHARAESYEKKVYTLPKHLDEKVARLHLDKLGVKLTQLTPDQASYIGVSVDGPYKASHYKY
- a CDS encoding metalloregulator ArsR/SmtB family transcription factor — protein: MVELADATRCRLLAALERQELTVGELATALQLPQSTVSRHLKILADQSWVSSRAEGASRWYRRNPLLDADMLGLWELVRQAMTQTPAALQDAARIDAVIAARRTQSQAFFATASAEWDALRTDMFGARADIGAMLSLLDPSLVIGDLGCGTGALAASLAPHVQHVHAIDASPAMLATATARLADCRNVTVAEGTLEDLPLADDTLDVAVLMLVLHHVADPVRALAEVHRVLKPTGRLLITDMRVHAHERYREQMGHVWLGFDGGSLDGWLRDAGFTGTRYVPLPVEPGATGPALFSCTATAMPRPVMVVA
- a CDS encoding ABC transporter permease, which codes for MTAPAPASVSVPSPPVGGVAGAIEALGRTVRRMVEPVGTGARFTAAVVRHVREAADWLPEFSGQALSLGVESLPIGIFIALFTGIVLALLASYSVGDLVPPYFVGTLVQKTVTLELAPVLTGLALAGRVGANIAAELGTMRVTEQVDALETLGYDPMTHLVVPRVLASTLMFPVVVGVAMLVGLTSGWLASLSLLDISTPQFLKGVRIFFQSFDIRYGLVKSASFGAAVSLIGCRAGLSTQGGAQGVGRSATRAVVISAVMILVLDAFWALVWLTGRSIR